The following proteins come from a genomic window of Pseudomonas sp. J452:
- a CDS encoding amino acid ABC transporter ATP-binding protein — translation MITIQNVNKWYGDFQVLTDCSTEVKKGEVVVVCGPSGSGKSTLIKCVNALEAFQKGDIVVDGTSIAAKGTNLPKLRSRVGMVFQHFELFPHLSIVENLTIAQVKVLGRSKEEASAKGLKLLDRVGLAAHAHKHPGQLSGGQQQRVAIARALAMDPVVMLFDEPTSALDPEMVNEVLDVMVQLANEGMTMMCVTHEMGFARKVADRVIFMDRGQIVEDCAKEEFFGDINARSERAQQFLAKILQH, via the coding sequence ATGATTACCATCCAGAACGTCAACAAGTGGTACGGGGACTTCCAGGTGCTGACCGACTGCAGCACCGAGGTAAAGAAGGGTGAAGTGGTGGTGGTGTGCGGGCCATCCGGCTCGGGCAAATCGACCCTGATCAAGTGCGTCAACGCCCTGGAAGCCTTCCAGAAGGGTGACATCGTAGTCGACGGCACCTCCATCGCCGCCAAGGGCACCAACCTGCCCAAGCTGCGCTCGCGGGTCGGCATGGTGTTCCAGCACTTCGAGCTGTTCCCGCACCTGAGCATCGTCGAGAACCTGACCATCGCCCAGGTCAAGGTGCTCGGTCGCAGCAAGGAAGAAGCCAGCGCCAAGGGCCTCAAGCTGCTCGACCGCGTCGGCCTCGCCGCCCATGCGCACAAGCACCCCGGCCAACTCTCCGGCGGCCAGCAGCAACGCGTGGCCATCGCCCGCGCGCTGGCCATGGACCCGGTGGTGATGCTGTTCGACGAGCCGACTTCGGCGCTCGACCCGGAGATGGTCAACGAGGTGCTCGACGTCATGGTGCAGCTGGCCAACGAGGGCATGACCATGATGTGCGTGACCCACGAGATGGGCTTCGCACGCAAGGTCGCCGACCGGGTGATCTTCATGGACCGCGGGCAGATCGTCGAAGACTGCGCCAAGGAGGAGTTCTTCGGCGACATCAACGCCCGTTCCGAGCGGGCCCAGCAGTTCCTCGCCAAGATCCTCCAGCACTGA
- a CDS encoding ATP-binding protein yields the protein MQCLSPSVRALPPALMVKPRVLRQLLLTLLALLLIGACGFAGYRLSEASGIQTLADNGERQLELNARAVESEINQYTYLPSLLELESTVSRLLLTPSSQHRQRLNDYLEGLNRRSGSLATYVLDRDGRVVATSNWNQADSYLGEDLSFRAYFQDAVRGRPGRFYGIGSTTGEPGYYLAHGLRGNGRVIGVAVVKVRLDALEKRWADARVEAYVSDENGIIILASDPARRLKAVRPLDAASRERLARSLQYHWAALDELQPLARRELSGGLEEVRLPSADGQPRDYLRQSRPLADSPWHLTLLTPLHEQRRAASSHAMLAAVACALLIILALALNQRRKVIATRLAAREALERANSELERKIAERTADLQASNTRLQDEVRERQQTEATLRQAQDGLVQAGKLAVIGQMSTSIAHELNQPLAALRTLSANAARFLERGALDTAGSNLQAIGELVDRMGRITASLRAFARRGGDRGEASLEQAVEAALFLLHSRIEQERPSLHRQFAEARLAIDQTRLEQILVNLLSNALDALREQPRRELWLSGAVAGDSYQLEVRDSGAGIAPDVRAHLFEPFFTTKPGEKGLGLGLTLSASLAAAAGGSLAVRHPEEGGSAFILNLPLENPRDA from the coding sequence ATGCAATGTCTCTCCCCCAGCGTCCGCGCCCTGCCGCCCGCCCTCATGGTCAAACCGCGTGTGCTCCGCCAACTGTTGCTGACCCTGCTGGCGCTCCTGCTGATCGGCGCCTGCGGCTTCGCCGGCTATCGCCTCAGCGAAGCCAGCGGCATCCAGACCCTGGCCGACAACGGCGAACGCCAGCTGGAGCTCAACGCCCGCGCGGTGGAAAGCGAGATCAACCAGTACACCTACCTGCCCAGCCTGCTGGAGCTGGAAAGCACCGTCAGTCGCCTGCTACTGACCCCGAGCAGTCAGCATCGCCAGCGCCTCAACGATTACCTCGAAGGCCTCAACCGCCGCAGCGGCAGCCTGGCCACCTATGTGCTGGACCGCGATGGCCGGGTGGTGGCGACCAGCAACTGGAACCAGGCGGACAGCTACCTGGGCGAAGACCTGTCGTTCCGCGCCTATTTCCAGGATGCCGTGCGCGGCCGGCCGGGGCGCTTCTACGGCATCGGCAGCACCACCGGCGAGCCCGGCTACTACCTGGCCCACGGCCTGCGCGGCAACGGTCGGGTGATCGGCGTGGCGGTGGTCAAGGTGCGCCTGGATGCCCTGGAGAAGCGCTGGGCCGACGCCCGCGTCGAGGCCTATGTCAGCGACGAGAACGGCATCATCATCCTCGCCAGCGATCCAGCGCGCCGGCTCAAGGCCGTGCGCCCGCTGGACGCCGCCAGCCGCGAACGCCTGGCGCGCAGCCTGCAATACCACTGGGCGGCGCTGGATGAACTGCAGCCACTGGCCCGCCGCGAGCTGAGCGGCGGACTCGAAGAAGTGCGCCTGCCGAGCGCCGACGGCCAGCCGCGCGACTACCTGCGGCAGAGCCGGCCGCTGGCCGACAGCCCCTGGCACCTGACCCTGCTCACCCCACTGCATGAGCAGCGCCGCGCCGCCAGCAGCCACGCCATGCTCGCCGCCGTGGCCTGCGCCCTGCTGATCATCCTGGCCCTGGCGCTGAACCAGCGGCGCAAGGTGATCGCCACCCGCCTGGCCGCGCGCGAGGCGCTGGAGCGGGCCAACAGCGAGCTGGAACGCAAGATCGCCGAACGCACCGCCGACCTGCAGGCCAGCAACACCCGCCTGCAGGACGAAGTGCGCGAGCGCCAGCAGACCGAGGCGACCCTGCGCCAGGCCCAGGACGGCCTGGTCCAGGCCGGCAAGCTGGCGGTGATCGGGCAGATGTCGACCAGCATCGCCCACGAACTGAACCAGCCGCTGGCGGCGCTGCGCACCCTCTCGGCGAATGCCGCGCGCTTTCTCGAACGCGGCGCCCTGGATACCGCCGGCAGCAACCTGCAGGCGATCGGCGAGCTGGTCGACCGCATGGGCCGCATCACTGCCAGCCTGCGCGCTTTCGCCCGGCGCGGCGGCGACCGCGGTGAGGCCAGCCTGGAGCAGGCGGTGGAGGCCGCGCTGTTCCTCCTGCACAGCCGCATCGAACAGGAGCGGCCGAGCCTGCACCGGCAGTTCGCCGAGGCGCGCCTGGCCATCGACCAGACCCGCCTGGAGCAAATCCTGGTCAACCTGCTGAGCAACGCCCTCGACGCCCTGCGCGAGCAGCCCCGCCGCGAGCTGTGGCTGAGCGGCGCGGTCGCTGGCGACAGCTACCAGCTGGAAGTGCGCGACAGCGGCGCCGGCATCGCCCCGGACGTGCGCGCGCACCTGTTCGAGCCCTTCTTCACCACCAAACCCGGCGAGAAGGGCCTCGGCCTCGGCCTGACCCTCTCTGCCAGCCTGGCCGCGGCTGCTGGCGGCAGCCTGGCCGTGCGCCACCCGGAGGAAGGCGGCAGCGCCTTTATCCTCAATCTGCCGCTGGAGAACCCCCGCGATGCCTGA
- a CDS encoding amino acid ABC transporter permease — protein MNYNWDWSVFFKSTGIGSEIYLDWFVTGLGWTVAIALAGWLIALLLGSLLGVLRTVPNRWLSGFATCYVELFRNVPLLVQLFLWYFLVPDLLPEPLEMWFKQDLNPATSAFISVVVCLGLFTAARVCEQVRTGIQALPKGQLAAGYALGFGLPQIYANVLLPQAFRIIIPPLTSEFLNIFKNSSVASLIGLMELLAQTKQTAEFSANLFEAFTLATLIYFTLNMSLMLLMRLIEKRVAVPGLIAMGGK, from the coding sequence ATGAATTACAACTGGGACTGGAGCGTGTTCTTCAAGTCCACCGGCATCGGCAGCGAAATCTACCTGGACTGGTTCGTCACCGGCCTGGGCTGGACCGTCGCCATCGCCCTGGCCGGCTGGCTGATCGCCCTGCTGCTGGGCTCGCTGCTCGGTGTGCTGCGCACCGTGCCGAACCGCTGGCTCAGCGGCTTCGCCACCTGCTACGTGGAGCTGTTTCGTAACGTGCCGCTGCTGGTGCAGCTGTTCCTCTGGTACTTCCTGGTGCCGGATCTGCTGCCCGAGCCGTTGGAGATGTGGTTCAAGCAGGACCTCAACCCCGCTACCTCGGCCTTTATCAGCGTGGTCGTGTGCCTCGGCCTGTTCACCGCCGCCCGCGTCTGCGAGCAGGTGCGCACCGGCATTCAGGCGCTGCCCAAGGGCCAGCTGGCCGCCGGCTATGCGCTGGGCTTTGGCCTGCCGCAGATCTACGCCAACGTCCTGCTGCCGCAGGCCTTCCGCATCATCATTCCGCCGCTGACCAGCGAGTTCCTCAACATCTTCAAGAACTCCTCGGTGGCCTCGCTGATCGGCCTCATGGAGCTGCTGGCGCAGACCAAGCAGACCGCCGAATTCAGCGCCAACCTGTTCGAGGCCTTCACCCTGGCCACGCTGATCTACTTCACCCTGAACATGAGCCTGATGCTGCTGATGCGCCTGATCGAGAAGCGCGTGGCGGTGCCGGGGCTGATCGCCATGGGAGGCAAATAA
- a CDS encoding amino acid ABC transporter permease, protein MMDFSAIVPALPGLWNGMLMTLQLMVLGVLGGVLLGTLLAMARLSHNKLLANAAATYVNYFRSIPLLLVITWFYFMVPFILRWITGEDTPVGAFTSCLVAFVMFEAAYFCEIVRAGIQAIPKGQMGAASALGMSYAQSMRLIILPQAFRKMTPLLLQQSIILFQDTSLVYTVGLMDFLNAARSRGDILGQPHEFLIFAGLMYFTLSFAASQVVKLLQKRLAV, encoded by the coding sequence ATAATGGATTTCAGCGCTATCGTCCCGGCCCTGCCGGGCCTGTGGAACGGCATGCTGATGACCCTGCAGCTGATGGTACTCGGCGTGCTCGGCGGTGTGCTGCTGGGCACCCTGCTGGCCATGGCACGGCTGTCGCACAACAAGCTGCTGGCCAACGCCGCCGCCACCTACGTCAACTACTTCCGCTCCATCCCGCTGCTGCTGGTGATCACCTGGTTCTACTTCATGGTGCCCTTCATCCTGCGCTGGATCACCGGCGAGGACACCCCGGTAGGCGCCTTCACCTCGTGCCTGGTGGCCTTCGTGATGTTCGAGGCGGCGTACTTCTGCGAGATCGTCCGCGCCGGCATCCAGGCCATCCCCAAGGGCCAGATGGGTGCGGCCTCCGCGCTGGGCATGAGCTACGCGCAGAGCATGCGCCTGATCATCCTGCCGCAGGCCTTTCGCAAGATGACCCCGCTGCTGCTGCAGCAAAGCATCATCCTGTTCCAGGACACCTCGCTGGTCTACACCGTGGGTCTGATGGACTTCCTCAACGCCGCCCGCTCGCGCGGCGACATCCTCGGCCAGCCGCACGAATTCCTGATCTTCGCCGGCCTCATGTACTTCACCCTCAGCTTCGCCGCCTCGCAGGTGGTCAAGCTCCTGCAGAAAAGGTTAGCCGTATGA